In the Chaetodon trifascialis isolate fChaTrf1 chromosome 15, fChaTrf1.hap1, whole genome shotgun sequence genome, CATGGGCAGTCAGACTTAGCTAGTTAGGTAAGATCCTCCTGAGGGGGAAGCTGTTCTCAAATCTGAAAGTGTTCCGACACCTCACAACAGTCTGAAAGTGAGATCGagtctgccctctgctggacacaAACTGACATGgactgtgattttattttgaaaagcataGCATGTAATCAAAGTTAAGTTTCATGTGTAACAGCATGTTATCTATGTGCAAAGGGTGAAGACTTTACATGATAGTGTGGTACTCTCACTCTACACTTGATttgtgtgaaataaacaaacaagacttgcatgcatgtgtgctctGAACGCTTTACTTACGCTTCTTGCACACAGTACGACACCATGGCTTCGAAGTCTGTGATGGctgttttgtctgtctcctTTGCAGATCCACGCTTTTCCTGTAGAAAAGTTTGCAAAATGTTCATAAACCTCGAAAAGACGCTGACTTTTATTTCTAGGAGCTCCTCACATTTTGAGTTGAATTGTGCTGACCTGTCTGCGGCTGACCTCCTGGCGGATGAGGAAGTTCATTTGGTCTGAATCTTTCGGGGAGTAGTATGTGCGACAGGAGGAGGGCAGGCCGTCCCTCCCGGCTCGCCCAGACTCTTGGTAGTAACTTGCCAGGGACTTAGCCAGGTTCCAATGAGCTACAAACCTGAAGGATTAAGAGAAACATTAGCACATACAAACTTAAATTGTGAAgccaataaaaaaagaatatggTTAACCTCACTGCCTCACCTGACATTGGCCTTGTCTACTCCCATCCCAAAGCTGATTGTGGCTACAATAACCAGCACCTTCCCCTGCATCCACTCATTCTGGACCTCTGTGCGATCTCCTGCCTTCAGACCTACAGCAAATTAGCAGAAGTCAAGCATCTGAGCTCAaatctttttgtgttttccgATCCTACAACCTACATGGTGGAAAAAGGTCTAACCTGCATGGTAAGCCTTGGCCAAGACTCCAAGCTTGGTCAGCTGGTAAGCCACAGTTTCACAGCCTTCCCTGGTCCGACAGTACACAATCCCACAGCCCTGTTCACACATATCATATACAGCAGGTTAAAGAAACCTTAGTCGAGAGAAAATATCAGCTAAAAGGGCTCTTCTCATATAGCTTTTCTTTGTATACCACTCCAACATAATTTTAATATAATTGTAAAAAAGGAGCAAAGGAGCAACACAAACAATCCCACATCCTCAAAGAGTCAAGTCTACCAACCTGTCCATTGGACCCGCTGTCCAGTCCCAGCGCCTTCTTAATGAAGGCGTGGAGGTGGACGTACGGGTTTGGCAGCATCTCCCTGAAGATCACATCATAGTGCAAGTTACTGCGGAAGACAGGTGTCAGAAAAGACAGTGGCGAGCACAGGCTAAGAGACTTAACAATGTCCTCTTGTACATTCTTGGGCGCTGTCGCCGTCAGGGCCACACAGGGAACCCCCGGCATGCGAGCACGCAGTGCGCCCAGTTTGAGGTAGTCTGGCCTGAAATCGTGTCCCCACTGGGAGACGCAGTGAGCCTCGTCCACAGCCAGGTAAGACAGCAGACCCCGGGAACACAGGTCTGTCAGGCAGGGCTGGAACGAGGGAGAGGCCACCATCTCCGGTGTGATGTAGAGCAGCTTCAGTTTGGGGCTGCTGCTCCCTAAGTCAGCCAGGATCAGACGGCGCTCGCCTGCTGGAAGCTTGGAGTTGATGGAGCAGACAGGGATGTTCAGACCCTTCAGGCGGTCCACTTGGTcctgaggagaaacagaggatgGGATTAACACACAAGATCTTACATGTATTTGAAGGGTTTGCACTGGAGCAGTACAATCAGAGACTGACCTGAATGAGAGCGATTAGCGGGGATATAACCAGAGTAATACCCTCAGCCAGGACTGCGGGCAGCTGGTAGCAGAGGGACTTTCCTGCTCCAGTaggcatgcacacaaacacatccctGTCACCTACAGGGAGACAACAACAGTCACCACCGAGCTAGATATTACCCTCTCTGTTACAGCACTACCTGTGAGAAATAACTCAAAGTGAGCCTTATATTCACAGTGGAAACGTCAGTGACGTTAGCCTTATATTCACAGTGGAAACGTCAGTGACGTTAGCTGCTTGTCTTTTGCTTGGAGCCAGCTAACGTCTGCTAGTTAGCACAAAGATAAACAAACACGGCAGATAAACAGACCGAACGCTGTCTTACCTCTGACCAGCGCTTTGACAACATCCTCCTGCAGTTTAGACCTGAAGTTGTCAAACCCAAAGTGGGTTTTCAAAGCTTCTTTTAAAGTTGTTGCCATCGTCAGGAGCTCCGTAGAGAACTCATATGAACCTTTCTGGCGCCGTCGCACGCCGGTGACGTCATCACGGCCGTAAACAAGCTAATACTAAGAATAAACGTTTTAAAAAGCTGCGTTTACAGATGCACTTGACTTATCTGCGTAGTCTATCGaagcatttctctctttgtcattatgtttttcttacattttattatatttcttaTATATTTTGTAACAATATTTTCGTGCTCTCTGATTGGCCCAGCTGGTACAAGCCTTTCAGCTGATCACGACCATAACTGCTGGACACGTGCAACATGCGGGGGAAACGAAGCTGTATATGGCCAAAAGTGTATGGACACCCCTatgtactcagatcctttactgaagcGTGTGATGGATTTTCTTGTCCTCAGATACTGTTTGAAAGCTGATCGTTTGAATTAGATTATTCTACTGCATCTGATTACTGTGAGGCACCACAAATCTCACTAACAGGATTAAAACAAGACTCTCAATTTAGGTTTGGAATGTTCACTCCATGTAGGTTTATTTGCGTCTATACAGAACACAAGCAAACTGCTGTGAGATGGGTTTTCATAAGGATGTCATGGTGGTGGCTGATAGTTCTGTTTCTGACTGAAAGGATCAGTCATGTGCCAAAACCTGTTGCACAGTGCAGGACCTCCAGgtctgtgtcctccaccacctcaTCCTCTGTTTCTTGGTCCAAATTGGAACTGTTGCCCCAATGTGGCCTGAGGCTATGCAGGCATAACATAATATGTCCATATCTTGCAGGTggttttgtatttctgtgtgacCACTCTCACTGCAGTATGGACAGTTTTTCTGTGTTGCACTAGTGACACCAGATCATCTATTGGTCATATGTGATAGtagaagaagtattcagatctttcaAGTGTTAAAAGCAGTGACAGATACCAAACCTGCCAGCCACACCCTGCAGtgatcacatacacacaagacagacagggTAGAGACTGACAAGAGAACCAAATATTTACACAGAGAACCTCTTTAAAACAAGGTGTGTATCTTATCATGTaggtttttgttcattttacgCAAACTAGTTAGTAAGACTGGAGCTTTCAGGGCCCCTGGAGTTCTGGGGGCCTCAGGGTGGTTGCCCTTGCATGTTTGGTAATCCAGCTAGTGTTACATATTAATTTCAATCTAAATGTTTCTCCTTAAAATTCTCATCATGCAAATCTTTTTCTCTCTACtttacaggaacacacacatgcagaaattcTGCATCTGTGTTTCCACATTTAATTGCAGCTGCGTGGTTCTTAAATGAAATGCTGCAGACGTTCTGTGAATCTTTTTTCATACCTCCCCCCTTTTTCCAGCTTGACATATTTGTTATATTTGGTATCTACTCCACTAGAATTGAAAATGAAGCTTGAACCACACTGAGGCACTGGTGGATACATGAGAATTTGTAATATCACTGACTAGATCTACTGAGGCTGTTTCTGCGCTactctgctcctccaccttATGCTCTGCAGGTGAGTGGCTTCATGGAGTGTGCGTGAATCAGGGACCAACACCTCAGCTCTCTTACCAAAGATTCATCTATTTTCTTCAGTTCATGCTGCAGAGGGATTCCTGTTTTTTGCGACGTATACACATCACTTTTTTAATGTCTAATGCACTAATAAACAGACCAAAACATAAGACATGGATTTGGTTTATTTGTTATTCACAGAGATGCATTCTTACTGCAGGGTTAATATTGCACATTACGTTACATTAATACAATAGGCTTCCTTTTTAGTATATGAAAATACATCATGTATGTGAGCAAACAGCAGCGTTAGAGCTCTAAAGTGAGGAAGTGGTTGCAACAATCAcattgaagcagcagcagtggtcaaagCAATAGCACAATGATGGTCTTTTACGTCAGGATCTCTGATTCCTCTCAGTGATTATTATATAACCTGATTTACTAGACTTTATTATGATATCTACTGGATTTTAAAGGAAGGGGTTGCAGAGGGAGACTCATCCCCAGAGGCAGGGTGTGGGGCACAGACACTGGGTCTTAGCTGCAGGAGACTTGATCACCAGATCCTTGATGATCTCCACTGTACCAAACAAGGGGAACAGCTTGTCAGCGAAGCTCTCGTTGTAGGTGTAAATGTGGCAGTGTTTGTCCACGTCATAGAAGGACAGCTGGCCACGGTCGTAGTCGAGGTAGACGCCCACCttgcgggggatgaggctcggCGGCAGGGCAGTGAAGGGCACCGTCAGGGCCTTCAGCTCAGTGCCCCTCTCCAGCCGCAGGGTCAGGTAACCCGTATCTGTGTTCAGGGACTTGAAGCCTTTCCTCAGGGCCAACTCTTTGGCTACGCCCAGCCGCCAGTCCCGCtcacccacctccacctcccagtaGTGGCGCCCTGAGCCAAAGCCCTCCAGGCCTACAGCACACCACCAGCCGTCGAAGCGTTGGTGGTAGTTGGGAACATCCTTCCTCTCAAAACCACAGCGCATCCTCTTCTCATCAGTGATGAGCAGATCAGGGTTGGCTGTATCCTGATCCAGAGTCACCTCAACTTTAAGGGAGAAGTAATGAGGTTTGAATCATGAGAGAGGTTCAGTAAAGATTATACTGGCTAgtattaataatgataatgatgatgataaaatgaaTACTGTACCTGCAGCATCTGTGATCCAATcccacactgcaaaaaaagaagacattaaGGAATGTTTGTCTGatcacagacagctgatgtcTGACATTCAGAGGGCTGTCAGTATGGAGGCAGAGGCTGCATCACCAGTATCAAAAGACCATACAGAAGGTATTGTGCTCCCAACATTTTAACTGGTGCAATGTTTCATCAGGCAAACCTCCCTCTACCATGAGAACAAAAAAAGCTATTGTATATCTACATATAAAAGGTGATATCCCCAAACAATTTAATACTGTATGCACAGAAAACCACATGTCCCAAAGGAGGATCTGTACCCAAACAGTAGCCTATATGTGATACATACTTAAAATGTATAATTGCAAAGAAAACGTAATAAGCTACAGTCCTTTTTTGGGACATTATGTGATTTTTCTGTGCATAGTAAATATGTAGATGTGGgtgttttctattattttggTTCATACGATCTCTTAATTGCAGGggaagctgttttcatttttcatctgccTGTTTAGTCTTGTTCACCAGACAAAGACAATGATCACAATGAAAGATCACAATGTTGCATCACTTACTGGACCCACAATTACAATCAAATGTCATTCTGCCAGTGTGATGTTGGCTGGCAAACCAGCGGGGCTGGTATGTCATGGCTTTAAATAATTTGCGAGTGATCTGTAGTGGAATCTGTGAGTCTAAAGGATCTGGTTTTCAGTGTGTAAACTGATATGTAGTATAACACTCACCTGGTTGAGGAATGTAGGAGATAGCACCTGAAAGGACACAACAAAGAGCACATGAGGAAATGAAAATCTCCAGATTTACAATAAAATCCAACTTGATTCAGTACTGATTTACAAACCAATCTTCTGAGTCCTCTGCTTCCACATGAGCCACTGCTGTGGTATGGTGTCCTGCAAGGACACACCAAACAGGTTTGCAATACACCTGCACAAGAAACCGACAACCAGCTAGTACGCCATGAGTTCAGCACACTGTGAAATGTTACATGGACTCCTACCTTATCCGGGCGCTGCACCATTAAAGTCCACATAACCAGCTCCATAGCAGCCAGCAGATTGGGTGTGCGGCCCCAACGCCAGGCGGACTGCATGTCCTCCAGAACCTTCGCCACAGGTTCCCCGGGCCACACACTTTGCTGCAGGATGATCAGTGTGAATAAAATATGTCTACTGggcacatttttgttttgtttgtctgagcCATGTGAGGAGGAAACGttacttgaatatttcccaCCTCAGGCTGAGCTCTCAGGTCCTTGATCCAGTTCAGGATCACAGTTTTGGCCTCCAGCAGGTCCTGCTCATTAATTATATCGGGCTGTTTGCCCTCATCCATCTCGGGCCAGCCGTCTGTCTGCATGGGCCTCTTCTGCACGTAGAAACATAAATACCTTCAGCGAATAAACCTCGATAAACCTTGATTAAGTATAGAGATATTCTGTCCCTACACTTCGAAAAGCACCTTGCTCTCTAACATGGAGGCCCACTGTAGGATGAAGGCCCTGCAGAGAGAGGTGGGCCAGGTGTCATTCTGGTTCCAGATGTGCTCCAGGACCGCTGACCTCTGCAGAGAGGGAAAGTTGGGGTTGGTGATAGGAAGACAGATTCATTTATGATAATAAGGACAAAGGAAAAAGATGTAACTCATAATGATTGTCTGTGTCCAGAACCATTCTTGTTACCTGGCACACTCGGCTGAGATCTCTAGCCAGATCCACAATGAACAGCTGATCCTCATCCAGAGgctccctcttctccttcttcgtCCTCTTGTGTGATTCCTGTGAAAAAAAGGATCATCTGTGGGAAACTGTTCAGAAGGGGTCCTCATTAAAAAAGGACATAAGTGCTGCTTTTACAAGTGTCTTAGAGAGTAATTAGGTCAAATGAGAAAGGAGGTGGTCACTCAGCCTGATTAAAATGCACATGGTGACTCTGTTCCTGTCAGCAGAAAAGAAAGGCGCCCCTCCCTTCCAGACTCCCTGCTTTGATCCATCTCACTAACAACTCCCCACACACAGTGGCTCCCTCGCTGAATTAAAtcagcaaaggagaagtgcgTGCAGTCACACGGTAATAAAATTGCTGTTTTGTCAACTGTCGACTTAAATATGAAGGTGACCCAAAATAACAGGTTTGTACGTTAAACACAGAGTGTTTCACCAAAACTTGATACCTTTATCTTGGCCGTTAAGGTTTTAGCTGGCTCCACCATGAAGTGAAAACATTGCATCATCTTGGCTGGTGTGTAGCAGAGTCCTGCAGTGAATAATACAAATACATCTTAGTAGTTTCAAGTACCTGGTTATGTGGAAAATTACTTGTTAAATCAAGCAGTTTACCACTTCTACTTAATAAACAGCCTAACATTTGAGGGCAAACGTCTGATTTTAGGTGTTGAAGCATACATCTGTTTTGGTCTCTGATACTTAACACTGTCTCATCTGCCCACTGGCCTTCAGTCAGCCTGTAAACTGGCACGCCGCTAATGTTCAAATGCAAAACACCAGTATGTCATGGAAATCATTACACACGTGATGGAAAAATTTGCGCAGCCCTTAAGAACACATGACACCTGAGTGTGATCACAACAGCTTATTAAAAGCCGTGTGTTGTTCATGTCGGTCCCAGATTAAAAGCGCCTCTGATGAGACACGAGGATCCAACAGAAAGTTTTTCAGGTCACATCAGAGGCCACAACACATCAGTGATCATTAACCGGAGCAGAATGGAGCAGTAAAAGCAGGCGGCTTGCACACTTGCAGAGCCACAGTTGTgcctcagctgctgtctgactgtgtccttggttagtctctctctctctttctgtctgtcttgctcttttcctcttcatgtccctctcactttctctccacCGTCATCTGCAGAAAAATACGTGAGCTCAGCCTGTGCCTGGTTGGCATTTCAGTAGTTAGGACGTCCAGTTTTCACAGGCTTTTGTGCCGACGCAGACCGAGATGATGTTGGTGAATGCACTTGCATAAACAAATCTGGACTTGCATGTCACTGCACCCCCATTTAATGCAACAAAACtagtgtttatgtgcaggttaATTAAAGAGAGTCATAAACAATCCTAGTTAATTTATTCAGGtgattaaaaatacatacataccaGGTTATGAGCTTTATATGTTTTAGTACAATGCATGCATTAATATTGATTGATATACAAAGATGCACATAGTAAAGTACATTTTTGCATATGTAACtggactgcagagaaaacaagctACAaggcatctgaaaagaaaatgctccGTCAGAAAGGTTTATTAATGTCATGGGAAAGCATGACCAAGCAGTTTCTGCAGCGTGAGAGCGACCCAGTTAGAGGCCAGCTGATGACTGCGCATGAGGTAAGACACACAGTCGTGTGACTTTGCGGCAAACTGGGATTTTAGATACAGTGCGAATCTTTACACACCCAGCAAACTGATTTATCTACAGATGTGCATTTAAAAGAGAGTCGTATTTTACACATATATGCTGGTCATGTCTTGCAACTCGTTCCTGCAGTGCGTCCTGCACAACCACACAAATAACACGGATGACCATGGCGCACAGCGCACGGCTTACCTTTCTCCAAAGAGGTTTGGTAAAGACGGTTTCTGCCTCTGTTGCGTTAAAAGCGAGCAGCCGCCCGGTGCAGGAAGTGTTTGGTCCGTGTACTGCAGTGTCTGACCTTGTTTACACACCAGACTGACAGTCGGCAACTCGGGCAGGTTCGGTTTTCTCCGTCCGTGACGCTCAAGATTCTCCGGTGGACAAAGCGCGCAGCCATGTTTGTGAGgtcatcatgctgctgctgacgcAGTCTAAATGGAAAACCTCTTCCAGTGCAGATTTAAGTAAAAACTGTGATATCTGGCTGCAAACCCTTTGACggtggtggaaagtaattaaATGCATCTACTCTAGTACtttacataaaaatgaatttgaactacttgtactttactcgagtgtttccattttcacaATCTGCTGCCTGAAATACACTGAGTATTGCATGTTGTTCATAATACTTTTAatactgcactgtactgtaatACTTACTAGTGTTGTCAATGCAGGACTCTGCCCTTTAACTTCAGGTCACTGAGACTTGATCTGATGAGGGTATTCTGAATTTCAGGCTGTCACATATTCACAGTAGATTGCAGATTGCTGCCCCCCTCTGGCTTACTGATCATAGACTTG is a window encoding:
- the LOC139343975 gene encoding butyrophilin subfamily 3 member A3, with the protein product MMQCFHFMVEPAKTLTAKIKESHKRTKKEKREPLDEDQLFIVDLARDLSRVCQRSAVLEHIWNQNDTWPTSLCRAFILQWASMLESKKRPMQTDGWPEMDEGKQPDIINEQDLLEAKTVILNWIKDLRAQPEQSVWPGEPVAKVLEDMQSAWRWGRTPNLLAAMELVMWTLMVQRPDKDTIPQQWLMWKQRTQKIGAISYIPQPVWDWITDAAVEVTLDQDTANPDLLITDEKRMRCGFERKDVPNYHQRFDGWWCAVGLEGFGSGRHYWEVEVGERDWRLGVAKELALRKGFKSLNTDTGYLTLRLERGTELKALTVPFTALPPSLIPRKVGVYLDYDRGQLSFYDVDKHCHIYTYNESFADKLFPLFGTVEIIKDLVIKSPAAKTQCLCPTPCLWG